The following coding sequences lie in one Verrucomicrobiia bacterium genomic window:
- a CDS encoding HRDC domain-containing protein yields MARCRAGTYIPRVIDTEQKLADFLKVLESATWIAVDTEADSLHAYPEKVCLIQISTADGDFLVDPLADMRLDPLLEALNGHELIMHGADYDLRLLLKHHEFVPTAIFDTMLAARLLGERQFGYSSLVERYLQVKLEKGPQKANWAIRPLTERMEKYARNDTHYLRSLEDKLRAELEAKGRLGWHQESCVRLIQECTTPRPVDEESIWRIKGSHALDRPALAVLRELWKWREEEATLANRPPFFVLSHETMVALANAGGLKHSVHTLLPRNISDRRRSGILQAISRGRAVTSEKLPRLLVHRSHRPTEAERRRFLELQTRRDQRATELGIDPTLIASRATLSDLARDEKAHAADLMGWQRALMGMN; encoded by the coding sequence TTGGCACGTTGCCGCGCCGGCACATATATTCCCCGGGTGATTGATACGGAACAGAAGCTCGCGGATTTCCTCAAGGTGCTGGAAAGCGCGACGTGGATTGCTGTCGATACCGAGGCTGACAGCCTGCACGCCTACCCCGAAAAGGTGTGCCTTATTCAAATCAGCACGGCTGACGGCGACTTCCTGGTGGATCCGCTGGCTGACATGCGCCTGGATCCGCTCCTCGAGGCGTTGAACGGACACGAACTGATCATGCATGGCGCGGATTACGATCTGCGACTTCTGCTGAAGCACCACGAATTTGTTCCAACCGCCATTTTCGATACCATGCTCGCGGCGCGGCTCCTCGGGGAACGGCAGTTCGGCTATAGCAGCCTGGTTGAACGATACCTGCAGGTGAAGCTCGAGAAGGGGCCGCAAAAGGCAAATTGGGCAATACGGCCACTAACCGAGCGAATGGAGAAATATGCGAGGAACGACACCCACTATCTCCGCAGCCTGGAAGACAAATTGCGGGCGGAACTCGAGGCGAAAGGCCGTCTGGGATGGCATCAGGAATCCTGCGTGCGGCTGATCCAGGAATGCACCACGCCCCGGCCGGTGGACGAGGAATCGATCTGGCGCATCAAGGGAAGTCATGCGCTGGACCGTCCCGCGCTCGCCGTGTTGCGGGAGCTTTGGAAGTGGCGCGAGGAGGAGGCGACTCTCGCAAACCGGCCGCCGTTCTTCGTGCTGAGCCACGAGACCATGGTCGCGCTCGCAAACGCCGGCGGACTGAAGCATTCGGTTCACACATTGTTGCCCCGGAACATTTCGGACCGCCGCCGCTCGGGAATCCTCCAAGCGATCTCGCGGGGCAGGGCCGTCACTTCTGAAAAGCTGCCGCGGCTCCTCGTTCATCGGAGCCATCGGCCAACCGAGGCCGAACGCCGGCGTTTTCTGGAATTGCAAACGCGGCGGGATCAGCGCGCCACCGAGCTCGGAATCGATCCCACACTGATCGCCAGCCGCGCTACCCTTAGTGATCTGGCACGTGACGAAAAGGCGCACGCGGCCGATTTGATGGGCTGGCAACGCGCATTGATGGGAATGAATTAA
- a CDS encoding HAMP domain-containing protein: MKTKPLSRTTTTARPTPASLPRVSTPKTPKLKTTASGKANARNGGEPGQVNSVELLSALVAIKNGDFTVRLPLSWTGVGGKVADCFNEVAELMSHSTSELSRVSRVVGKEGKIQERLSLGLVTGAWAERVHSVNTLIDCLAHPVSETARVIGAVAKGDLSQTMALEIDGHRLEGEFLRTAKTVNTMVNQLGAFASEVNRVAREVGTEGKLGGQAKVKGVAGTWKDLTDNVNLMASNLTSQVRNIATVTTAVANGDLTKKITVDVRGEFLELKDTINTMVDQLRSFASEVTRVAREVGTEGKLGGQAKVEGVSGTWKDLTDSVNSMAGNLTAQVRNIAAVTTAVANGDLSKKITVDVKGEILELKNTINTMVDQLSSFAAEVTRVAREVGTEGKLGGQAQVRGVAGTWKDLTDSVNSMAGNLTAQVRNIAEVTTAVANGDLSKKITVDVKGEILQLKDTINTMVDQLRSFAAEVTRVAREVGTEGKLGGQAEVKGVSGTWKDLTDSVNLMAANLTAQVRNIAAVTTAVANGDLSKKITVDVKGEILELKNTINTMVDQLRSFAAEVTRVAREVGTEGKLGGQADVKGVAGTWKDLTDSVNSMASNLTAQVRNIATVTTAVANGDLSKKITVDVKGEILELKNTINTMVDQLSSFAAEVTRVAREVGTEGKLGGQADVKGVAGTWKDLTDSVNSMAGNLTAQVRNIAEVTTAVANGDLSKKITVDVKGEILELKNTINTMVDQLRSFAAEVTRVAREVGTEGKLGGQADVKGVAGTWKDLTDSVNSMASNLTAQVRNIAAVTTAVANGDLTKKITVDVKGEILELKNTINTMVDQLSSFAAEVTRVAREVGTEGKLGGQAEVKGVAGTWKDLTDSVNSMAGNLTAQVRNIAAVTTAVANGDLSKKITVDVKGEILELKDTINTMVDQLRSFASEVTRVAREVGSEGKLGGQADVRGLAGVWKDLTDNVNFMASNLTTQVRNIAAVTTAVANGDLTKKITVDVKGEILELKNTVNTMVDQLSSFADEVTRVAREVGTEGKLGGQAQVKGVSGTWKDLTDNVNFMASNLTNQVRGIAKVVTAVANGDLKRKLLVEAKGEIAELADTINSMIDTLATFADQVTTVAREVGVEGKLGGQASVPGAAGTWKDLTENVNQLAANLSTQVRAIADVATAVTKGDLTRFIQVDARGEVAALKDNINEMIRNLKDTTIKNNEQDWLKTNLTKFTRMLQGQKDMLTVGKLILSELAPVVSAQHGVFYVMETPKDEGAETPEHNEPYLKLLASYAFRNRKNMGNRFMLGEGLVGQAALERERILITSAPDDYVEITSGLGQAPPTNIIVLPVLFEGQVKAVMELSSFEKFSAIHQAFLDQLVESIGIVLNTIEANTRTEDLLKQSQSLAKELQSRQEELQNTNEELQDKAKLLAEQNAEVERKNREVEQARQALEEKAEQLALTSKYKSEFLANMSHELRTPLNSLLILADQLAQNIEGNLTAKQVEFARTIHASGNDLLSLINDILDLSKIESGTVTVDIAALRFSDLRDYVDRTFRHVAEAKGVDFEIEVDSELPASMFTDTQRLEQVIRNLLSNAFKFTEKGQVLMKVAAVTEGWNPENEVLYHARSVIAFSVTDTGIGIAPEKQQIIFEAFQQADGSTSRKYGGTGLGLAISREIARLLGGEIRLASALGQGSTFTLYLPQTHVPMRSVRKESTLQQTEDGRLITTPLLSQDVSDGQDSGPFDTSVEDDRGKILPTDKVLLIVEDDPNYARILLEMAHDKGFKGIIAHSGATALAMAREFKPAAVTLDIRLPDVNGWKVLDRLKIDLATRHIPIHVIAVDLDETSSRLAGAFGFLTKSESKDSLEKAFDELKEFTDRPVKNLLVVEDDEIQSMHLRELVGNGDVKTTIVGSGREALDAIHTDKFDCVVMDLGLPDMSGAELLEQIRKESSTAAIPVIVHTARELPRDESDHLKELAESIVVKDARSPERLLDETAMWLHRDVSKLPEKQRRMLESLHQRVLEGKKVLVVDDDIRNIFAMTSVLERFKMDVVSAENGRDAIDLLNEHRNFDVVLMDIMLPTMDGYTTIRSIRELPEFKELPIIAVTAKAMKGDREKCIAAGASDYLCKPVDSEQLRSTLHLWLHR, translated from the coding sequence ATGAAGACGAAACCACTTTCGAGAACGACTACCACGGCCAGGCCGACGCCTGCGTCGCTCCCACGGGTATCCACGCCTAAAACCCCGAAGCTCAAGACCACTGCTAGTGGCAAAGCGAACGCACGCAACGGCGGCGAACCTGGGCAGGTGAACTCGGTGGAACTGCTTTCCGCGCTGGTCGCCATCAAGAATGGGGACTTTACCGTTCGATTGCCCCTCTCGTGGACCGGGGTCGGTGGCAAAGTCGCCGATTGCTTCAACGAAGTGGCGGAATTGATGTCACATTCGACGAGCGAATTGAGCCGGGTCAGCCGCGTCGTGGGCAAGGAAGGCAAGATCCAGGAACGTCTTTCGCTCGGATTGGTCACGGGCGCCTGGGCTGAACGCGTGCACTCCGTCAATACGCTCATTGATTGCCTCGCGCATCCCGTCAGCGAAACCGCCCGCGTCATCGGCGCTGTGGCCAAAGGCGATCTCTCGCAAACGATGGCGCTGGAAATCGATGGACACCGCCTCGAGGGCGAATTTCTTCGAACCGCAAAAACGGTCAACACGATGGTCAACCAGCTCGGCGCGTTCGCATCTGAGGTAAACCGCGTGGCGCGCGAAGTGGGAACCGAAGGAAAACTTGGCGGCCAGGCGAAGGTCAAGGGCGTCGCAGGCACGTGGAAGGACCTTACCGATAACGTGAACCTGATGGCTTCGAACCTGACGTCTCAGGTGCGTAACATCGCGACAGTCACCACGGCGGTGGCGAATGGCGACCTTACCAAGAAGATCACGGTGGACGTCCGCGGCGAATTTCTCGAACTGAAGGACACGATCAACACGATGGTGGACCAATTGCGCTCATTTGCATCGGAAGTGACCCGCGTGGCGCGCGAAGTGGGAACGGAAGGAAAGCTGGGCGGCCAGGCGAAGGTTGAGGGTGTCTCGGGAACGTGGAAGGACCTTACCGATTCGGTGAATTCGATGGCAGGCAATCTGACGGCGCAGGTGCGCAATATTGCCGCGGTGACCACGGCGGTTGCCAATGGCGACCTTTCAAAGAAGATCACGGTCGATGTCAAAGGCGAAATCCTCGAGTTGAAGAACACCATCAACACGATGGTGGATCAGCTCTCCTCGTTTGCTGCGGAAGTCACACGCGTGGCGCGCGAAGTCGGAACTGAAGGCAAGCTCGGCGGCCAGGCGCAGGTGCGCGGCGTGGCGGGCACATGGAAAGATCTCACGGATTCAGTCAATTCAATGGCGGGCAACCTGACTGCCCAGGTGCGTAACATCGCTGAGGTCACGACGGCGGTTGCCAATGGCGACCTTTCAAAGAAGATCACCGTCGACGTCAAAGGCGAAATCCTGCAGCTCAAAGACACCATCAATACAATGGTGGACCAGCTTCGTTCCTTTGCGGCGGAAGTGACGCGTGTCGCGCGCGAAGTGGGAACGGAAGGCAAGCTTGGCGGCCAGGCGGAGGTGAAAGGCGTGTCGGGAACGTGGAAGGATCTCACGGATTCCGTCAATCTGATGGCCGCAAATCTCACTGCGCAGGTGCGTAATATTGCTGCCGTAACCACCGCTGTCGCCAATGGCGATCTCTCGAAGAAAATTACTGTCGACGTCAAAGGTGAGATCCTGGAGCTGAAGAACACCATCAACACGATGGTCGATCAGTTGCGTTCGTTTGCTGCGGAAGTGACGCGTGTCGCGCGCGAAGTCGGAACGGAAGGCAAACTCGGCGGACAGGCGGATGTGAAAGGCGTGGCGGGGACGTGGAAGGATCTCACGGATTCCGTCAATTCCATGGCATCGAACCTCACGGCGCAGGTTCGCAATATTGCAACGGTGACAACTGCTGTGGCGAACGGCGATCTCTCGAAGAAGATCACGGTCGACGTCAAAGGCGAAATCCTCGAGCTGAAAAACACGATCAACACAATGGTCGATCAGCTTTCATCGTTCGCCGCGGAGGTGACGCGCGTGGCTCGTGAAGTGGGAACGGAAGGCAAACTGGGCGGACAGGCGGATGTTAAAGGGGTGGCAGGAACGTGGAAGGACCTCACGGATTCCGTCAATTCCATGGCGGGCAACCTGACTGCACAGGTGCGTAATATCGCTGAAGTGACGACCGCCGTGGCCAATGGAGATCTGTCCAAGAAGATCACCGTCGACGTCAAAGGTGAAATTCTTGAATTGAAGAACACCATCAACACGATGGTGGATCAGTTGCGTTCGTTTGCGGCGGAAGTGACGCGCGTGGCGCGTGAAGTGGGAACGGAAGGCAAGCTGGGCGGCCAGGCAGACGTGAAGGGCGTGGCAGGAACGTGGAAGGATCTCACGGATTCCGTGAATTCCATGGCGTCGAACCTGACTGCGCAGGTCCGCAACATTGCGGCGGTTACGACTGCGGTTGCAAACGGCGACCTGACCAAGAAAATCACAGTCGACGTCAAAGGCGAAATTCTCGAGCTGAAGAACACGATCAACACGATGGTGGATCAGCTATCGTCATTCGCCGCCGAAGTCACGCGTGTGGCTCGCGAAGTGGGAACGGAAGGCAAACTGGGCGGACAGGCTGAAGTCAAAGGTGTCGCGGGCACCTGGAAGGATCTTACGGATTCCGTGAATTCCATGGCAGGCAATCTGACTGCGCAGGTCCGCAACATCGCCGCTGTGACCACGGCGGTTGCGAACGGCGATCTTTCCAAGAAAATCACGGTGGATGTCAAAGGTGAGATTCTGGAGCTCAAGGACACGATCAACACGATGGTTGATCAGTTGCGTTCGTTCGCATCGGAGGTGACGCGTGTCGCACGTGAAGTGGGCTCGGAAGGCAAGCTGGGCGGGCAGGCGGACGTGCGAGGCCTTGCGGGTGTATGGAAGGATCTGACCGACAATGTGAACTTCATGGCGTCGAACCTCACGACGCAGGTCCGCAACATCGCAGCCGTGACCACGGCCGTGGCCAATGGCGATCTCACAAAGAAAATCACCGTCGATGTCAAAGGCGAAATCCTTGAGTTGAAGAACACGGTGAACACGATGGTGGACCAGCTGTCATCGTTCGCCGACGAAGTGACGCGTGTCGCCCGCGAAGTGGGAACGGAAGGCAAACTGGGCGGGCAGGCGCAGGTAAAGGGCGTGTCGGGCACATGGAAGGATCTCACAGACAATGTGAATTTCATGGCATCAAACCTGACGAATCAGGTGCGAGGCATTGCGAAGGTTGTGACGGCGGTCGCGAATGGCGATCTCAAGCGCAAACTGCTGGTTGAGGCGAAGGGCGAAATTGCCGAGCTGGCTGATACCATCAACAGCATGATTGACACGCTCGCGACGTTTGCAGACCAGGTCACGACGGTCGCGCGCGAAGTCGGTGTTGAGGGCAAGCTGGGGGGCCAGGCGAGCGTGCCGGGCGCGGCGGGCACGTGGAAGGATCTGACCGAAAACGTGAATCAACTCGCGGCCAATCTGAGCACACAGGTGCGCGCGATTGCGGACGTTGCAACTGCGGTGACCAAAGGCGACCTGACTCGCTTCATTCAGGTGGATGCCCGCGGCGAAGTGGCCGCGCTGAAGGACAACATCAACGAGATGATCCGCAACCTGAAGGACACAACCATCAAGAACAACGAGCAGGACTGGCTCAAGACCAACCTGACGAAGTTCACGCGGATGTTGCAGGGTCAGAAGGACATGCTCACGGTCGGCAAGCTGATCCTTTCCGAGCTCGCGCCCGTGGTCTCGGCCCAGCACGGCGTGTTCTATGTGATGGAGACGCCCAAGGACGAAGGCGCCGAAACGCCGGAACACAACGAACCGTATTTGAAGCTGCTGGCGAGTTACGCTTTCAGGAATCGCAAGAACATGGGAAATCGCTTCATGCTCGGCGAAGGGCTTGTCGGCCAGGCCGCGCTGGAACGCGAACGCATCCTGATCACCAGCGCTCCCGACGATTACGTGGAGATCACGTCGGGCCTTGGCCAGGCGCCGCCGACCAACATCATCGTGCTGCCTGTCCTGTTTGAAGGGCAGGTCAAGGCGGTAATGGAACTTTCCTCCTTTGAAAAGTTCAGTGCCATTCACCAGGCCTTCCTGGATCAATTGGTCGAATCGATCGGCATCGTGTTGAACACGATCGAGGCCAACACGCGAACCGAGGATCTGCTGAAGCAGTCACAATCTCTCGCGAAGGAACTGCAAAGCCGGCAGGAGGAATTGCAGAACACGAACGAGGAGCTGCAGGACAAGGCCAAGTTGCTGGCCGAGCAGAACGCGGAAGTCGAACGCAAGAATCGCGAAGTCGAGCAGGCGCGCCAGGCACTCGAAGAAAAGGCGGAGCAGCTCGCGCTTACGTCCAAATACAAATCCGAGTTTCTTGCGAACATGTCGCACGAATTGCGCACGCCGCTTAACAGCCTGCTCATTCTTGCCGACCAGCTGGCGCAAAACATCGAGGGCAACCTCACGGCCAAGCAGGTGGAATTCGCCAGAACGATCCATGCCTCAGGCAACGACCTGCTCAGCCTCATCAATGACATTCTCGACCTGTCGAAGATCGAATCGGGCACGGTCACCGTGGACATCGCCGCGCTGCGCTTCTCCGACCTCCGCGATTATGTGGACCGCACATTCCGTCATGTCGCCGAAGCCAAGGGAGTGGACTTCGAAATCGAAGTGGATTCGGAGCTGCCGGCGAGCATGTTCACCGACACCCAGCGGCTGGAGCAGGTGATTCGCAATCTCCTTTCAAACGCATTCAAGTTCACCGAGAAAGGGCAGGTGCTGATGAAGGTTGCTGCCGTTACCGAAGGCTGGAATCCGGAGAACGAGGTGTTGTACCATGCGCGCTCCGTCATAGCGTTCTCGGTGACAGACACCGGCATTGGGATTGCGCCGGAGAAGCAGCAGATCATCTTTGAAGCCTTCCAGCAGGCGGATGGCAGCACGAGCCGCAAGTACGGCGGGACGGGGCTGGGCCTGGCGATCAGCCGCGAAATTGCGCGTCTGCTGGGCGGGGAGATCCGGCTGGCGAGCGCTCTCGGCCAGGGAAGCACCTTTACGCTCTACCTGCCGCAGACCCACGTGCCAATGCGCTCGGTGCGCAAGGAAAGCACGCTGCAGCAGACCGAGGATGGCCGCCTGATCACCACGCCGCTGCTTTCGCAGGACGTTTCCGATGGCCAGGATTCCGGGCCGTTCGACACATCAGTGGAGGATGATCGCGGGAAAATCTTACCAACCGACAAGGTGCTGTTGATCGTGGAAGATGATCCCAACTACGCGCGGATCCTTCTCGAAATGGCACATGACAAAGGCTTCAAAGGCATCATTGCCCATTCTGGCGCCACAGCGTTGGCGATGGCCCGGGAGTTCAAGCCAGCTGCAGTCACGCTCGACATCCGGCTGCCTGATGTGAACGGTTGGAAGGTGCTCGACCGTTTGAAGATCGACCTCGCCACTCGGCATATACCGATTCACGTGATTGCCGTGGACCTCGACGAAACCTCGAGCCGCCTGGCAGGTGCGTTCGGGTTCCTGACGAAATCGGAATCGAAGGATTCGCTGGAGAAGGCATTCGACGAATTGAAGGAATTCACGGATCGCCCGGTCAAGAATCTCCTGGTCGTTGAAGACGACGAGATTCAGAGCATGCATCTTCGCGAACTGGTCGGGAATGGCGACGTGAAGACAACGATTGTCGGGTCCGGCCGCGAGGCGCTTGATGCCATCCACACGGACAAGTTCGATTGCGTGGTCATGGACCTGGGATTGCCCGACATGTCGGGAGCGGAGTTGCTGGAACAAATTCGCAAGGAAAGCAGCACCGCTGCAATTCCCGTGATCGTTCATACGGCGCGCGAGTTGCCCCGCGACGAATCCGATCACTTGAAGGAACTGGCAGAGTCGATCGTGGTCAAGGACGCGCGTTCTCCCGAGCGGTTGCTCGATGAAACCGCAATGTGGCTGCATCGCGACGTATCCAAGCTTCCAGAGAAGCAGCGCCGAATGCTGGAGTCACTGCATCAGCGGGTCCTCGAAGGCAAGAAGGTCCTGGTCGTGGACGACGACATCCGGAATATCTTCGCGATGACCAGCGTGCTGGAACGGTTCAAGATGGACGTGGTTTCTGCGGAGAACGGCAGGGACGCCATCGACCTGCTGAATGAGCATCGCAATTTTGACGTGGTTCTCATGGATATCATGCTGCCGACGATGGACGGCTATACAACGATCCGTTCCATCCGCGAGCTGCCGGAATTCAAGGAGCTGCCGATCATTGCAGTGACAGCAAAGGCGATGAAGGGGGACCGCGAGAAATGCATTGCCGCCGGGGCTTCGGATTACCTGTGCAAGCCCGTTGATTCGGAACAACTCCGATCGACGCTGCACCTTTGGTTGCATCGCTGA